A single window of Acidobacteriota bacterium DNA harbors:
- the glmU gene encoding bifunctional UDP-N-acetylglucosamine diphosphorylase/glucosamine-1-phosphate N-acetyltransferase GlmU: protein MKSDQAKVLHKLGSRPLIAHVLRTAAELNPENIIVVVGHQAEKVEIAARTAFADPAMAERLQFVTQDKQLGTGHAVKCATDVLRKSRGLLVVFYGDTPAVKAATLQKLIAEHEAGKYAATLVTIRLDPTPAYGRIIRDEQGNFLKIVEQRDCTPEQVAITEVNPGFYCFDVPALLNALEKLSPQNAQGEYYLTDVPQHMLDAGLKVGTVFHEDAHELDGINNRAELAAMWKRVRLETLNRLMIEGVSIVDPDSTYIDASVEIARDTVIHPQVIIEGDSRIGANCEIHSWSHLTNVEIGDDCRVLNSCVLVDTKLNGKNSVGPSAHLRMHAELAEEAVVGNFVEVKKSRLGRKTKSMHLTYLGDATIGDRVNIGAATVTCNYDGKNKHRTIIEDDVKIGSDTMLVAPVRVGRGSVSGAGSVITKDVPPDSLVVGVPAKVVKKLNE from the coding sequence ATGAAAAGCGACCAAGCCAAGGTCTTGCACAAACTCGGCAGCCGTCCGCTGATCGCCCACGTTTTGCGAACCGCCGCCGAACTCAATCCCGAAAACATCATCGTCGTTGTCGGTCACCAAGCCGAAAAGGTCGAAATCGCCGCGCGTACTGCGTTTGCCGATCCGGCAATGGCCGAACGATTGCAGTTCGTCACACAGGACAAACAGCTTGGCACCGGTCATGCCGTCAAATGCGCTACAGATGTGTTACGGAAATCGCGCGGGCTGTTGGTCGTGTTTTACGGCGACACGCCCGCGGTAAAAGCCGCAACACTGCAAAAATTGATCGCCGAACACGAAGCGGGCAAATACGCAGCGACCTTGGTAACAATCAGACTCGATCCGACTCCGGCTTATGGCCGAATCATCCGCGATGAACAAGGTAACTTCTTGAAAATCGTCGAACAACGCGATTGCACGCCTGAACAGGTCGCCATCACTGAAGTCAATCCTGGGTTTTATTGTTTTGACGTTCCGGCGCTGCTCAATGCTCTGGAAAAACTGTCGCCGCAAAACGCGCAAGGCGAGTATTACCTGACCGATGTTCCACAACACATGCTCGACGCTGGTTTGAAAGTCGGAACGGTTTTTCACGAAGACGCGCATGAACTGGACGGCATCAACAATCGCGCAGAGCTTGCCGCCATGTGGAAACGCGTCCGTCTGGAAACGCTAAACCGGTTGATGATCGAGGGCGTTTCGATTGTGGACCCGGATTCGACCTACATTGACGCATCGGTCGAGATTGCCCGTGATACGGTCATTCATCCCCAAGTCATTATCGAAGGCGATTCGCGCATCGGCGCAAACTGCGAAATTCATTCATGGTCACACCTGACCAACGTCGAAATCGGCGACGATTGCCGGGTGCTGAATTCGTGCGTACTGGTGGATACGAAACTCAACGGCAAAAATTCAGTCGGGCCGTCCGCGCATTTGCGAATGCACGCCGAACTTGCCGAAGAAGCGGTGGTCGGCAATTTTGTCGAAGTGAAAAAATCCCGGCTGGGCCGCAAAACAAAATCCATGCACTTGACGTATCTTGGTGACGCAACCATTGGTGACCGCGTTAATATCGGAGCGGCCACCGTCACCTGTAATTACGACGGCAAGAACAAACATCGAACGATTATCGAAGACGACGTGAAAATCGGTTCGGACACTATGTTGGTTGCGCCGGTTCGCGTTGGGCGTGGTTCGGTTTCGGGCGCAGGCTCCGTCATTACCAAAGACGTGCCCCCTGATTCGCTGGTCGTCGGTGTTCCGGCCAAGGTCGTCAAGAAACTGAACGAATAA
- a CDS encoding zinc ribbon domain-containing protein, protein MFCPQCGVQAEQQTKFCKSCGLKLSDHVQLIAASRDTEIGRMSREEAGRQLRWLKATRSLLGSALMVPLIMLMLGIAASSNGGDAEIAGMITFFLTSIWLGINGRALFNLFRGGFFKTYKERRIRAEAALLAQPTAVPQPQEKFSLPPDTNRIQPRIEAGSIAEPTTRELRQVSGNSGRIG, encoded by the coding sequence ATGTTTTGCCCCCAATGCGGAGTGCAGGCTGAACAGCAAACGAAGTTTTGCAAATCCTGCGGGCTGAAGCTGTCCGATCATGTGCAATTGATTGCTGCGTCTCGCGACACGGAAATTGGCCGGATGAGCCGCGAGGAAGCCGGCCGACAATTGCGCTGGCTGAAAGCCACCAGATCGCTATTGGGCAGCGCACTGATGGTGCCGTTGATTATGTTGATGCTTGGTATCGCAGCGTCATCCAATGGTGGTGATGCGGAAATCGCTGGAATGATCACCTTCTTCCTGACGAGTATCTGGCTGGGCATCAATGGGCGAGCGCTTTTCAACCTGTTCCGTGGCGGCTTTTTCAAAACGTACAAGGAACGCCGTATTCGCGCGGAAGCAGCTCTGCTGGCGCAGCCAACTGCGGTTCCTCAACCCCAGGAAAAATTCAGTTTGCCGCCAGATACAAATCGCATTCAACCCCGAATCGAAGCTGGCAGCATCGCCGAACCCACTACGCGTGAACTTCGCCAGGTGAGCGGTAACTCAGGAAGAATCGGATAA
- the glmS gene encoding glutamine--fructose-6-phosphate transaminase (isomerizing), translating into MCGIVGYVGNQQVVPVVIEGLRRLEYRGYDSAGIAVVNRDHEMQVRRASGKLRNLEETIRQNPITGDYGLGHTRWATHGRPTEENAHPHRDGSGRIVVVHNGIIENYLELKRDLLSRGHVFKSETDTEVVAHLIQKHLELDKQADLETAFRRSLAEVRGIYALVAMSADEPEKIVAARLGPPVVVGLGNGEYLVASDIPAILPHTRDIFFLGDGEMALLTKDGVRVTDLAGNEIKPEVQRITWDPIQAEKGGYKHFMLKEIFEQPRAVRDTTQGRVSLDTGQVFLDQMKLTEADFRSLTDIKIAACGTAWHAALVAKYLIEELARLPVDVDYASEFRYRNPILTPTSLMMVISQSGETADTLAALREGKEKGCKTLAICNVQGAMMTREADGTIYTHAGPEIGVASTKAFTSQIVAAYLLAMYLAQVRGTLSEEKLKWHAQHLSELPVKIEKLLNSDTDYEELSRAFVLSTDFLYLGRGINFPIALEGALKLKEISYIHAEGYAAGEMKHGPNALIDSRLPVVVINTLDPDDEKSKLRYEKTISNIQEVKARDGIVVAIVTEGDRDTREVASFTIEVPPSSELLSPVLSAIPLQLMAYHIAVRRGCDVDQPRNLAKSVTVE; encoded by the coding sequence ATGTGCGGAATTGTCGGTTATGTCGGAAATCAGCAGGTCGTCCCCGTTGTCATCGAAGGGCTGCGAAGATTGGAATATCGCGGCTATGACTCCGCAGGGATTGCGGTTGTCAACCGCGACCACGAAATGCAGGTTCGTCGCGCCAGTGGAAAGCTGCGCAATTTGGAAGAGACTATTCGCCAAAATCCGATCACGGGAGATTATGGATTAGGTCATACACGCTGGGCGACACATGGCCGCCCGACCGAAGAAAACGCGCACCCGCATCGCGATGGCTCCGGACGCATTGTCGTTGTTCACAACGGTATCATCGAAAATTACCTGGAACTGAAACGCGATCTGCTCTCACGCGGCCACGTTTTCAAATCCGAAACCGACACCGAAGTCGTTGCCCACCTGATTCAAAAACATCTGGAACTGGACAAACAAGCTGATCTGGAAACCGCGTTTCGCCGCTCGCTGGCCGAAGTTCGCGGCATTTACGCTTTGGTGGCAATGTCGGCGGATGAACCGGAAAAGATTGTCGCCGCACGCCTAGGCCCGCCAGTGGTCGTCGGTTTGGGGAATGGCGAATACCTCGTCGCGTCGGATATTCCGGCGATTTTGCCGCACACGCGAGACATTTTCTTTCTCGGCGATGGCGAAATGGCGTTGCTGACCAAAGACGGTGTTCGCGTCACAGACCTTGCGGGCAACGAAATCAAGCCCGAGGTGCAGCGAATCACCTGGGACCCGATTCAGGCGGAAAAAGGCGGCTACAAACATTTCATGCTCAAGGAGATTTTCGAACAGCCGCGCGCCGTCCGCGACACCACGCAAGGTCGAGTTTCTCTGGATACTGGCCAGGTTTTTCTGGATCAGATGAAATTGACCGAAGCCGATTTTCGCAGTTTGACCGACATCAAAATTGCCGCTTGCGGCACAGCCTGGCACGCGGCGCTGGTGGCCAAATACCTGATCGAAGAATTGGCGCGTTTGCCGGTTGACGTGGATTACGCTTCGGAGTTTCGCTACCGCAATCCGATTCTGACTCCAACCAGTTTAATGATGGTGATTTCGCAATCGGGCGAAACCGCCGACACACTCGCCGCCTTGCGCGAAGGAAAAGAAAAGGGCTGCAAGACCTTGGCCATCTGCAACGTGCAGGGAGCGATGATGACGCGCGAAGCCGACGGGACGATTTACACGCACGCCGGGCCGGAAATCGGCGTGGCTTCGACCAAGGCGTTTACTTCGCAGATCGTCGCGGCGTATTTGCTGGCAATGTATCTGGCGCAGGTTCGCGGCACATTGAGCGAAGAAAAGCTGAAATGGCACGCGCAGCATTTGTCCGAACTGCCTGTGAAGATCGAAAAGCTGCTGAATTCCGACACGGATTACGAAGAATTGTCGCGCGCTTTTGTGCTTTCGACGGATTTCCTGTACTTAGGGCGCGGCATCAATTTCCCGATTGCGTTGGAAGGCGCGCTGAAACTGAAAGAGATTTCCTATATTCACGCCGAAGGGTACGCCGCCGGAGAAATGAAACACGGGCCCAATGCGCTGATTGATTCGCGATTGCCGGTGGTGGTGATCAACACGCTCGATCCGGACGACGAAAAGTCCAAACTGCGGTACGAAAAAACGATTTCGAACATTCAGGAAGTCAAAGCGCGCGACGGCATTGTCGTCGCCATCGTTACCGAAGGCGACCGCGACACGCGCGAAGTCGCCAGTTTCACCATTGAAGTTCCACCATCCAGCGAATTGCTCTCGCCGGTTTTATCGGCAATTCCGTTGCAACTGATGGCTTATCACATCGCCGTGCGCAGAGGTTGTGACGTGGACCAGCCGCGCAATCTGGCGAAATCCGTCACCGTTGAATAA
- the maf gene encoding septum formation inhibitor Maf → MLKNINLVLASGSPRRLELLRAAGIDFTVRVADVDEKVLPGELPRDYVVRLSREKARAVAAEGELVLGADTTVVSLNEILAKPTDENDARRMLRLLSGKWHEVLTGVSLVNSSKVISDIAVTRVKFTRMSEEEIGWYVASGEPMDKAGAYGIQGYASRFIERIEGSYSNVVGLPVQMVYRMIAEFGLRIAD, encoded by the coding sequence ATGCTCAAAAATATCAATCTTGTTCTTGCTTCCGGCTCGCCTCGCCGTTTGGAATTACTGCGCGCGGCGGGCATTGACTTCACGGTTCGCGTCGCCGACGTGGATGAAAAAGTGCTTCCCGGCGAATTGCCGCGCGATTACGTCGTGCGGCTTTCGCGCGAAAAGGCGCGTGCTGTCGCCGCCGAAGGCGAACTTGTGCTCGGTGCGGACACGACGGTCGTTTCGTTGAATGAAATCCTGGCAAAACCAACGGATGAAAATGACGCACGGCGAATGCTGCGCTTGCTCAGCGGCAAATGGCACGAAGTTTTGACAGGCGTGTCTTTGGTGAACAGTTCAAAGGTTATTTCGGACATTGCCGTCACCCGCGTGAAATTTACAAGAATGAGCGAAGAGGAAATTGGATGGTATGTCGCATCAGGGGAACCAATGGATAAAGCTGGCGCATACGGCATCCAAGGTTATGCGTCGCGCTTCATCGAACGCATCGAAGGCAGTTATTCCAATGTGGTCGGCTTGCCGGTGCAAATGGTTTACCGAATGATTGCGGAATTCGGATTGCGGATTGCGGATTGA
- the ribA gene encoding GTP cyclohydrolase II, with the protein MTQQDRATAGFTVQKEAEAKLPTEFGPFRIVGFRSTTSDEEFVALVKGDIKPEEPTLVRIHSQCLTGDVFHSLKCDCGPQLECAMQKVQADGKGIIVYQHQEGRGIGIINKIRAYALQDQGADTIEANLQLGFDVDHRQYDQCAEVIKLLGARRLRLMSNNPDKVRALRNAGLEIVERIPLEISAKQPAFKYLLTKKEKMGHLLQLNGIF; encoded by the coding sequence TTGACACAGCAGGACCGAGCAACAGCAGGATTCACGGTTCAGAAAGAGGCCGAAGCCAAATTACCGACCGAATTTGGCCCTTTCCGCATCGTAGGGTTTCGCAGCACGACCAGCGACGAAGAGTTCGTCGCCCTGGTCAAGGGTGACATCAAACCGGAAGAACCAACCTTGGTTCGGATCCATTCTCAATGCCTGACCGGCGACGTATTTCATTCGCTGAAATGCGATTGTGGCCCGCAACTGGAATGCGCAATGCAAAAAGTGCAAGCCGACGGGAAAGGCATCATCGTGTATCAACACCAGGAAGGTCGCGGCATCGGCATCATCAACAAAATTCGCGCCTATGCATTACAAGATCAAGGCGCGGACACCATCGAGGCCAATTTGCAACTTGGCTTCGATGTGGACCATCGTCAATATGACCAATGCGCCGAAGTCATCAAATTACTGGGTGCCAGGCGGCTGCGGTTGATGTCAAACAATCCCGATAAAGTCCGCGCCCTGCGCAACGCAGGCTTGGAAATTGTTGAACGCATCCCTTTGGAAATCAGCGCCAAACAACCCGCGTTCAAATACCTGTTGACCAAGAAAGAAAAGATGGGTCATTTGCTGCAACTGAATGGAATCTTCTGA
- the priA gene encoding primosomal protein N', whose protein sequence is MYAEVAIPLNVHQTFTYHLPEPLAENAKPGARVLVPFRRQLLTGYIVDLHETLEEAGQADESFEIKDVEELFDLEPLVTPELLDLTKWIADYYYASWGETIKSSLPAGINSDAETLFTITEEGREALTGAKAKRPQLAAKMQALELIAKEDQTPISELVREFDKPKAAAIARELQKANFVTVKRQVQSATVKPKKQQAVRLIQQEPTEGKPLSEQQRNVLKLLAEAEEPVALTELTAEADVSPSVIRTLEKRGCVEVFTREIRRDPLSHLPEPANLPNGETDLLLTDKQQSALNEITAKLDEEKYAAFLLHGVTGSGKTEIYIRAMRATLDKGKTALMLVPEISLTPMFARRLRAHFGNAVAILHSSLSDGERLDEWNRLRRGEARVCIGARSGVFAPMQNIGLIVVDEEHEASYKQDETPRYHGRDTAIMRANQAGAVIILGSATPSMETFHNAHTGKYQYLKLRERIGGRQLAQVEIVDMRQVFNRHGKQQVLSDEMKQAILENANRGEQTLVLLNRRGYSASLICRSCGHRAGCPNCDVGLTFHKIESRLICHYCNHQERVPRQCQICQGAYIYYVGEGTEQIEALLKELYPQMRISRLDRDTTRRRGAFEKLLNEFASGDIDLMVGTQMIAKGHDFPNVTLVCVISVDAGLSMPDFRAAERTFQLLTQVAGRAGRGDKPGRVIIQSYHTEHYALEFAREQNYEKFYEREIHFRQNMHYPPFVALINALVKHSDFGKAAYLASELAQRIKAADAENVLKVLGPAPAPLSRLKGEHRLQVLIKTRYRRQAREALDAAMTELKESHQDLKMILIEVDPVNLM, encoded by the coding sequence ATGTACGCAGAAGTCGCCATCCCGCTCAATGTCCATCAAACCTTCACCTATCACTTGCCGGAGCCTTTAGCTGAAAACGCCAAACCCGGCGCGCGCGTGCTGGTTCCGTTCAGGCGGCAATTGTTGACAGGGTATATCGTTGACCTGCACGAAACGCTGGAAGAGGCCGGACAAGCCGACGAAAGTTTTGAAATCAAGGATGTCGAAGAGTTATTTGACCTGGAGCCATTGGTCACGCCGGAACTGTTGGATTTGACCAAATGGATTGCGGATTATTATTACGCTTCGTGGGGAGAAACGATCAAAAGCAGCCTGCCCGCGGGCATCAACTCCGACGCCGAAACACTGTTTACTATTACAGAGGAAGGCCGCGAAGCTCTGACCGGAGCCAAAGCCAAACGCCCGCAACTTGCAGCCAAAATGCAGGCACTGGAATTAATTGCCAAAGAAGACCAAACGCCGATCAGCGAGTTGGTCCGGGAATTCGACAAACCCAAGGCCGCCGCCATCGCCCGTGAACTGCAAAAAGCCAATTTCGTAACGGTCAAACGCCAGGTGCAATCCGCCACCGTCAAACCCAAAAAACAGCAAGCCGTCCGGCTCATTCAACAGGAACCAACCGAAGGCAAACCGCTGAGCGAACAACAGCGGAACGTTTTGAAGTTGCTGGCCGAAGCCGAAGAACCCGTTGCCTTGACGGAATTGACTGCCGAAGCCGATGTCAGCCCCTCGGTCATTCGCACGCTGGAAAAACGTGGCTGCGTCGAAGTGTTCACGCGGGAAATTCGGCGCGATCCATTGTCGCATTTGCCGGAACCTGCGAATTTGCCAAATGGCGAAACGGATTTGCTGCTGACCGACAAACAACAATCCGCACTCAATGAAATCACGGCGAAGCTCGACGAAGAAAAGTACGCAGCGTTTTTGCTGCACGGTGTGACGGGCAGCGGCAAAACGGAAATTTATATCCGCGCAATGCGAGCGACGTTGGACAAGGGCAAAACCGCATTGATGCTGGTGCCGGAAATCTCACTGACGCCGATGTTTGCGCGACGGCTGCGGGCGCATTTCGGCAACGCGGTAGCCATTTTGCATTCATCGCTTTCGGACGGAGAGCGGCTGGACGAATGGAATCGCTTGCGCCGTGGCGAAGCTCGCGTGTGTATCGGAGCACGTTCCGGCGTCTTTGCTCCGATGCAAAACATTGGTCTGATCGTTGTGGATGAAGAACACGAAGCTTCATACAAACAGGATGAAACGCCGCGCTATCACGGACGTGACACAGCGATTATGCGCGCCAATCAGGCCGGAGCCGTCATCATTTTGGGCAGCGCCACGCCTTCGATGGAAACCTTCCACAACGCACACACGGGCAAATATCAATACCTGAAACTCCGGGAACGCATCGGCGGCCGGCAACTCGCTCAGGTTGAAATTGTGGACATGCGGCAGGTGTTCAATCGCCACGGAAAACAACAGGTGCTTTCTGACGAAATGAAACAGGCAATTTTGGAAAATGCCAACCGCGGCGAACAAACCCTGGTGCTGCTCAACCGCCGAGGGTATTCGGCGTCGTTGATTTGCCGAAGCTGCGGCCATCGCGCGGGCTGCCCGAATTGCGACGTAGGGCTGACCTTCCACAAAATCGAATCGCGCCTGATTTGTCATTACTGCAACCATCAGGAACGGGTTCCGCGCCAATGCCAAATTTGCCAGGGAGCATATATCTACTATGTCGGCGAAGGCACTGAACAGATCGAAGCCTTATTGAAAGAGCTTTACCCGCAAATGCGAATTTCCCGGTTGGATCGTGACACCACGCGGCGGCGTGGAGCGTTTGAAAAACTGCTCAACGAATTTGCCAGCGGAGACATTGATTTGATGGTCGGCACGCAAATGATTGCCAAGGGGCACGATTTCCCCAATGTCACGCTGGTTTGCGTGATTTCCGTGGACGCCGGATTGTCCATGCCGGATTTCCGCGCCGCCGAACGCACGTTTCAATTGTTAACCCAGGTTGCCGGTCGAGCAGGTCGCGGCGACAAACCGGGACGGGTCATCATTCAGAGTTACCACACGGAACATTACGCGCTGGAATTTGCCAGGGAACAAAACTACGAAAAGTTTTACGAGCGCGAAATCCACTTCCGCCAAAACATGCACTACCCTCCGTTTGTCGCGCTGATCAATGCGCTGGTCAAACACTCGGATTTTGGCAAAGCGGCTTACCTGGCTTCGGAACTCGCCCAGCGCATCAAAGCCGCCGACGCCGAAAATGTCCTGAAAGTTCTTGGCCCCGCGCCGGCTCCGCTGTCCCGACTGAAGGGCGAACACCGGCTGCAAGTCCTGATCAAAACCCGCTACCGCCGCCAGGCTCGCGAAGCTCTGGATGCGGCAATGACTGAGTTGAAAGAAAGCCATCAAGACTTGAAAATGATCTTGATTGAAGTTGACCCCGTAAATCTGATGTAG
- a CDS encoding DUF262 domain-containing protein, whose translation MRKIQGEVKTIRQLLSGMKYSIDFYQREYKWQTKQVIELLEDLSAKFIDHYEAEHERQEVERYGHYFLGSIITSHKDGKSFIIDGQQRLTTLTILLIYLHNLQRGREDKVKVDDLIYSEKYSKRSFNLDVDERNTCMEALFNQQSFDETEQPESVRNIAARYRDIEQNFPGELRDESLPYFLDWLIENVHLVEITAYSDEDAYTIFETMNDRGLSLTPTDMLKGFLLANINDEEQKLRSNQIWKDRVNSLVEFDQEEDADAIKSWLRSKYAQTIRERKKGALPGDFDRIGTEFHRWVRENRDLIALDKTVDFIRFVQRDFSFYARQYQRLREASVNLCSGLETVFHNFAHAFTLQYPMLLAPLNPDDTEEQANQKLRLVGSFVDILLTRRLWNFKSITYNTMQYAVFLIIKEIRGKSSEELIAILRRRLDAEQENFDSNDRLRLHQQNYYAIHEILARITDHIETSSGLQSRYLEYVTGTGKNRYEVEHIWADKPERHKEDFSNAADFAEYRNRIGGLLLLPKTFNASFGDLPYEEKLEHYNAQNLLARSLHSRCYDHNPGFLNYVRSSGLSFRSHSNFSKEDLDARQELYRQIAKDIWSPKKLDLLLES comes from the coding sequence ATGAGAAAGATACAGGGTGAGGTAAAAACTATTCGTCAACTTCTAAGTGGCATGAAGTATTCGATTGATTTTTACCAGCGTGAATATAAGTGGCAGACCAAGCAGGTAATTGAGCTTCTTGAGGATCTCTCTGCAAAATTCATTGATCACTACGAAGCAGAGCATGAAAGGCAGGAAGTTGAAAGATACGGCCATTATTTTCTTGGCTCAATTATCACCAGCCATAAAGATGGCAAAAGCTTCATCATTGATGGGCAGCAACGCCTGACAACTCTCACAATTCTGCTTATCTATCTCCACAACCTTCAGCGAGGCCGCGAAGACAAAGTAAAAGTTGATGATCTGATTTACTCAGAGAAATACTCAAAAAGGTCTTTCAACTTGGATGTTGATGAACGCAACACTTGCATGGAGGCGCTTTTTAATCAGCAATCATTCGATGAAACAGAGCAGCCGGAATCTGTCAGGAATATCGCCGCGCGCTATCGTGATATTGAACAGAACTTCCCAGGTGAACTAAGAGACGAGTCTTTGCCTTATTTTCTCGACTGGCTTATTGAGAATGTTCACCTTGTAGAAATAACCGCATATTCAGATGAAGACGCTTACACCATCTTTGAAACTATGAACGATCGTGGTCTTTCATTGACTCCGACCGATATGCTCAAAGGGTTCCTCTTAGCCAATATCAATGACGAAGAGCAAAAACTGCGATCTAACCAAATATGGAAAGATCGGGTTAATTCTCTAGTTGAATTCGACCAGGAAGAAGATGCAGATGCAATCAAATCATGGCTGCGAAGCAAGTACGCCCAGACTATTCGTGAGCGCAAAAAAGGCGCATTGCCCGGAGATTTTGACCGAATTGGCACGGAGTTTCACCGCTGGGTAAGAGAAAACAGAGATCTGATTGCATTGGATAAAACTGTTGATTTCATCAGATTCGTCCAGCGTGACTTCTCCTTCTATGCCCGCCAATATCAGAGGCTCAGAGAAGCTTCGGTAAATCTTTGTTCAGGACTGGAAACTGTATTTCACAATTTTGCACACGCGTTCACGCTTCAATACCCAATGCTTCTTGCTCCGTTGAATCCTGACGACACAGAAGAACAGGCTAATCAGAAATTGAGACTGGTTGGAAGCTTTGTAGATATTTTACTTACTCGGAGACTCTGGAATTTCAAGAGCATCACTTACAATACGATGCAGTATGCTGTCTTTCTTATCATCAAAGAAATTCGGGGAAAATCATCTGAAGAACTTATTGCTATTCTTCGACGAAGACTGGACGCAGAACAGGAAAACTTTGATTCTAATGACCGGCTCAGGTTACATCAGCAAAACTACTATGCCATCCACGAAATACTGGCAAGAATCACTGATCACATAGAGACCTCTTCAGGCTTGCAATCTAGATACCTGGAATATGTCACAGGAACTGGCAAGAATCGCTATGAAGTGGAGCATATTTGGGCCGACAAGCCAGAAAGACACAAAGAGGATTTTTCCAATGCCGCCGACTTTGCGGAGTATCGCAACCGAATTGGCGGACTTCTGTTACTTCCTAAAACGTTCAACGCTAGCTTTGGGGATTTGCCCTATGAAGAGAAACTAGAGCACTACAACGCTCAAAACCTACTTGCCCGATCTCTTCATTCACGATGCTATGATCACAACCCAGGATTCTTAAACTATGTTCGCAGTAGTGGCTTATCATTCCGATCACATTCGAACTTTTCTAAAGAAGACCTCGATGCCAGACAAGAACTATATAGGCAAATAGCTAAAGACATTTGGAGTCCGAAGAAGCTGGACTTACTACTGGAATCTTGA
- a CDS encoding DUF433 domain-containing protein, which translates to MNTIIEAERLLSGMTRAEKAQLLQWVVRDLGDVYPGVESSPNVCGGSARIVRTRIPVWVLEQARRLGTTEAELLTAYPTLRAEDLINAWAYVRSHREEIDREIQENEEA; encoded by the coding sequence ATGAACACGATAATAGAGGCAGAACGGTTATTGTCGGGTATGACCAGAGCCGAGAAAGCTCAACTACTTCAATGGGTAGTTCGTGATCTGGGCGACGTCTATCCTGGAGTCGAAAGCTCTCCTAATGTCTGTGGCGGTTCTGCTCGGATTGTCAGAACCAGGATTCCGGTCTGGGTGTTGGAACAGGCGAGAAGGCTGGGAACCACTGAGGCTGAGTTGCTGACGGCGTATCCGACGCTGCGCGCCGAAGATTTGATCAATGCCTGGGCGTATGTGCGCTCTCATCGCGAAGAAATTGACCGCGAGATTCAAGAAAACGAGGAAGCTTGA
- a CDS encoding DUF5615 family PIN-like protein: MAQLYANENFPFPVVEELRRLGHDVVTIQERGYGNQSIDDPDVLEFAVIERRAILTVNRRDFINEHKKQPNHSGIIVCTFDRDFVGQAHRIHAVIESMASLDGQLVRIYRPAN; encoded by the coding sequence ATGGCGCAGTTGTATGCGAATGAAAACTTTCCGTTTCCTGTGGTCGAAGAGCTTCGTCGGCTTGGTCATGACGTGGTGACAATTCAAGAGCGAGGGTATGGCAACCAATCCATTGACGATCCGGATGTTTTGGAATTTGCCGTAATCGAAAGACGCGCCATTCTGACCGTCAATCGCAGGGACTTTATAAACGAACACAAGAAACAGCCCAACCATTCGGGAATTATCGTTTGCACTTTCGACCGAGACTTTGTTGGCCAAGCACATCGAATTCATGCTGTGATCGAATCAATGGCTTCATTGGATGGGCAACTGGTTCGGATTTACCGACCTGCGAATTGA